A window of Phaseolus vulgaris cultivar G19833 chromosome 4, P. vulgaris v2.0, whole genome shotgun sequence genomic DNA:
ACAACATCCCTGAGGTCCTCCTTAGTGAACGTGACGTCCACGTCGGGTGAATGGTCCTCGAAAACTTCTACTGCCATTACGGACCTCACATACTTCTTACGCTGTGACGCCGTGCATCCGCCACCCGAGAacccaccagctatggtgtggatttcaCCGAGGATGGGCGCCTCGTGCTGCTGTGCCTCACTGCCCCCTGCTTGCGAGCCTAGTGGTCGTCCCGCCTGTTTCTCCATCAAGTAATCCTTTAGGAAGCCACTTTTCccgagctcatccaactgatagccaaGTGCCAGACAGTTGTTGATATGGTGTCCGAAtgcttcgtggaattcgcaccacgaCTCCTTGCGAGGCCCTAGTACCTTGTCAGCTTTAATCGGCGACCTCAACCTGTCGGCTATGCTGGGTATCGCAATTAGATCTTTGAGTTCCATCACGAAATTGTGTCTTGGCGGTTTGCGTGCTTCTCTCCCTTCCTCTACTCGACTCTTGGGTTGAGTCCTTCGTGGCTCGTAAGCGCGTTTCCTGTCAAAGTGTTTCCTTTCTGTGACGGCTTGGTGAACCCGAACAGGTTGCGTGCGTATCTGTGCCTTGGGGCGCGCCGGCATAGTGGTTGTACATTTTTCATACGTTTCACCTTCTGAGGCATTATGTTCCACCGCTTGTCGCCTTATTTCAGCGAAAGTTTTGGGGCAGCTGCGGTTAAGCGTCTTGCTGAAAGATCCGGGGCGCACTCTCTTCTTgaacgcgtacacaatcatgggttcCTCCTTGGTACCTActttcaccacctgtgcccCGAAGCGGCTTATGTATTCCTTTAGGGTTTCACCTTGGAACTGCTTGACGTCGAAAAGGTCGTACGAGACTGGGGCGGGAGTTCTGTTGGCTAGGTACTGTTCTTTAAATAGTTTCGAAAGTTGGGTGAAGGACGTGACgtggccctctgggaggctgatgaaccagtccatggccatccctgtcagggtgctcatgaaaagcttgcacTTAGCAGCGTCCGATCCACCTACCAGtaacatctgtgtgtggaacgccgtgaggtgCGCTTCGGGGTCCTCCATTCCTGTGAACGTCGCTTTGGGTCCTGTGAACGTGTTGGGAATTGCTGTCTCCAAAATTGCTTGTGAAAACGGTGTTGTGAATTCCCTGGGTGGGGATGTAGCCTCCGGTTCGTCTCTGCCCCGCCATCTATGACGTAACTCCTCGTTGGTGCGGTGGAGTTCCTCGCTTCTTACTTGAGAAGCTGtgaggtctgcctgcatgcgttcctgttctaCTTTCGAGGCGGCCACTGCGTCTTGTAGCCCGTGCACCATCCCCATGAGCTGCTGtagggtcatctcttcactcctagcgcgtgctGGTCGGGTGGCCATGGCTCTCCGGGGATCCTCTCGACTTATCTGAGTGTTGAAAATCTTGAACTGAAAGCTTGTGTGGTGGAACCGatgtttatatcggccccacggtgggcgccagatgttccggccggttgacctgggtcgtctttgtgcgtggcttCCTCTAatgagctagggcaccttcgttttgcttCGTCTGTCAGTACTTGAAAAAAGAAGatcaaaggggcgccctcgcggccgtttgcacttcgatgatcaagtcagctagcgagaaacaccaaagtaactagaaactgtatgattatctcaatgactgaaactgtatgGCTAAAACTGTGCTACCCTAATTGTCTTGCGCTCTCAGCGGAtgtgccgtcaagaacaattagggtttTTGCTCTGTATGTCTATCTGGGAaaactaggttaaaactcgTGTAACTGTGAACTGAAAAAACGTACCTCTTTAGGGCTTATTTGCGCCCTATATATAAGTGAAaactagggttccttggagaaagtccttgcgccgctatctttaacgtatctggcccatggacttccctcatctggagtgcaatgtatagCCTTACGTCCAtttgggctctaacttgagtGCTGTATTTATCGCGCCATCATACTATTCGAGTCCCCTAGTTggacacgtgtcatgcatgcagccttcctgGATACTTTTGATGAGCACGTGGGTATTACCACGCGCCCTTTTGACTTGATCATTTATTCTGTGCCTAGGGACCCACAGTGCCGCtgcccaacttagggttattccttcgtgtgggccccctctctgtgaaatgcttacgtcatgcgggttgactcttcaggcgatgtcttacttaggcgatgggcgatgatccATCTTGGCGGTGACACATCCCGGCGATAACCGGTTATTCATGCTGCAGAACGCCGCCTTTACACACAACGACTACGTTGACTCCTTGCCTacatacctttctcttgtccacgtcatcacacccgatgacctggttgGTAcacctatttttccaattgaaacaattaattctttgtctgttttcttattgatcatcgccaacacaaccactttcaatacacttttaattgttttgttctatattgagcgattattgtacttgaaaattcactgttccttgtgggatcgatatccgtccttagggacaattattacttctgacaaacgtgGTGCACTTgctgtaaaaagtcatcaaagGGCTGTAGGAAGCAATGGCAGCATCGAAagcggagcaagagcgcatgcaggcggatctcacagcatctcaggcgagaaacgatgagctccaccgcGCCAATGAGGAGTTACGCCGTGGGTGGCGCGACGTAGATGAACCTGAGACTGCCACCTTACCCAGGGAATTCTCAACACCATTCTCACAGGCAATCCTAGAGACAgcaatccccaacacgttcacggGATCCAAagtaaccttcacagggatggaggatcctgaggcacacctcactgcgttccacacacaaatgatgctggtaggcggttctaATGCCAtaagatgcaagctctttatgagcactttgactggcatggccatggactggttcatcagcctcccagagggttaCATCACGTCTTTCGCACAGCTGTCGCAgctattcagagagcagtatttGGCTAACAGGGCCCCCGCCCCAGTCTCATACGACCTTttcgacgtgaagcaatatcaaggggagaccctgaaagagtacataagccgcttcggggcgcaggtggtgaaggtgggtaccacagacgaacccatgatcgtgtacgcattcaggaagGGGGTGTGCCCTGGATCTTTTAGTAAATTGCTCAATCGCAGCTGCCCCAAAACTTTTGCTGAAGTaaggcgtcgggcggtagaacacaTTGCCTCTGAGGGTGAGGCATATGAGAAGTGCTGACTGCTGCGCCCGCACGCCCGAGAGCGCAGATGCGCGCACAACCTACTAGAGTCCACGAAGCCACTACAGAAAGAAAGAATCAAGATAGGAGGCGCACCTACGAGACAAGGAGGACCCAACCTAAGGGTCGAtcagaaggaaggagagagggcAATAGACCTccaaggcacaactttgtggtaaacttaaagacctcatcgttgtgcccaacatagctgacaggttgaggccaccggtgAAGTCAGACAAGGTATTGGGACCCCAcaaggaatcatggtgcgaatttcacgaagcGTTCGGGCACCACATTAACAACTGCTTAGCGTTGGgttatcagttggatgagcttgtgaagaatggtttcttgAAAGATTATCTCGCTGGGTCCACTGCGACCACAGCCACAACGACACCAGAGGAAGGTCAGGCGCATGAAATCCCAACTCAtggagaagtgcacaccatctcTGGCGGCTTCTTCGGAGGGggacccactgcctctcaacgtAAGAAATATGTGAGGTCAGTAAGTTCGGAGTCAGACCTTGTTTTCACAAGAGCTGACCTGCGGGATGTCGTCCCACACGATAATGACCCAGTGTTCATTTCTATagtcacagcgggaaggaaggtacATAGGGTCctcgtcgaccagggcagttctgcagatgtcatgttttaGTCGACCTTCAataagctacagttgtcccccaaccttttgagaccctatactggatgcttatatgggtttgcagataATCCAGTAGAGGTACGCGGCTACTTGGAGTTGAGGAagacgttcactgatggagcaGCATCACgcaccgagagcatccggtacttggtggtCAACGCCAACTCAACTTACAACATTTTGTTAGGCAGACCTGCCTTGAACAGATTAAGGGTCGTGttctccacgcgccacatgaagatgaagctaccagatCTTAGTGGTAAGGTGATCGTAATCAAGTCGGATCAAGAGGAGGCCcgtaagtgctatgaaaatagtctaaagacaaaaataggcgtggtcatggtgatGGAGCGACCACTCGTTTCAAATTCGCAAATGGAGTTGGAGCCgttggaagaggcgacgcccgaGAAGTCCACGCCGGTCGAAGCCACCATAGGGGCGACGCCTATGGAAGATGCACATACAAAAGGAAGAAACGACGATGCCTCGCCCGCTGGAGAAGAGCCAGAAGAGGCGATGCCCGATGCATCCGTGGGGGCGACTCCTATGGAAGAGGATTCCACGAGTGAGTCTCTTGAAGAGAATGTGCAGAATGAGCGACCCCGACCAGAAGATAACATAGTagaaagacaaatagggggtaAGGTGTTCAAATTGGGACGCTTGCTGAGCCAAGGAGAACAAGAAGAGGTAGCTGCAGTAATCTCGCGCCACCTAGATGCTTTCGCGTGGACTGCGGCGGATATGCTAGTTATTGACccagattttttgtgccaccatttTACCATGGACGCAAAGGTTCGCCCTGTGAGACAAAGAaagaggaagttcaacgaagagcgATGCCTCGTCGTGAAGGAAGAAACACAGAAGCTGCTCAACGCTggacacatcagggagatacaataccctgagtggttagccaatgtagttctagtgaagaaggtgaatgggaagtggaggatgtgcgttgacttcacagatttgaacaaggcatgcccaaaggattcgtacccACTTCCCAACATCGATGAATTAGTGGATAGCGCCTCGGGTtgcaagatgctgagtttcctggatgcattctcaggttacaatcggatcaagatgcatcccagggacgagAGTAAAATGACATTCATGACGAAAACGTGCAGTTACTATTATAAGGTGATGTCGTTTGGTTTgaaaaatgcaggcgccacctaccagaggctgatggacaaggtccttgcacccatgctgggaaggaacgtgcaggcctacgtagatgacatggtggtaacTTCGCACAAGAGAGGGCAGCacgcagctgatctggaagagctatttgcTACCATATCGAAGTATCACCTCAAGTTAAACCCAaaaaagtgcgtttttggcgtggaggcgggaaagttcttaggtttcatgctcaTAGAGAGGGGATAGAGgcaaaccctgacaagtgtgcaaccatcatcgccatgaggagcccgaccTCAGTGAAAGAAGTTCAACAATTGAAGAGACAAATGGCAGCATTATCGAgattcgtatctgctggaggggagaagGGCCACCCTTACTTCCAATGCCTCAAAAGGAATAGCCGTTTCGTATGGACAGATGAGTGTGAAGCAGCGtttctcaagttgaaggagtacttggcgacgccacttgtgctttgcaagccacaaGTAGGCATCCCCCTCCGCTTATACTTTGCGGTGACTGAGTGGGCCATTAGCTCTGTACTGGTCCAGGAACAAAACCAGGTGCAGGAGCCCAtttacttcgtgagcaaggccttgcaaggcccagaattgaggtaccagtcactagagaaggcggcgctagcgGTAGTATTCTTAGCACgaaggctccgccactatttccacagcttcacggtggtggtgatgacaaacctccccatCCAAAAGGTACTTCAAAAGCCAGATGTAGcagggaggatggttcgctgggcggtaGAGCTATCGGAGTTCGATATCCAGTATGAACCCAGGGGGTCCATCAAGGGGCAAGTCTACGCTGACTTCGTGGCAGAACTTTCACCAGGGGGAGACCCTAAAGAGGTGGAGTTAGGGTCACAGTGGGTACTCTCAGTGGACggatcttccaaccagcaagggagtggctCTGGGataatcttggaggggcctaacggagtgttgatagagcaagctttacgcttcgccttcaaggcaagcaacaatcaggcggagtacgaagcGTTGATTGCTGGGATGCttttggctaaagaaatgggtgcGCAGAGCCTACTGGCGAAAAGCGACTCACAgttggtcacagggcaagtgACAGGGGAATatcaggcgaaggacccacagatggccgCCTACCTGAGGTATGTCGAGGTGCTGAAAAGAGCTTTCGCtgcgtttgagctggtgcatgtccctagggagcagaatgccagagctgacctgcttgccaagctggtcAGCTCAAGCAAGGGGGGGAGGCAGAGGACCGTAATACAGGAGGATCGTCCCGgggcgttgaccaaaagtcaaagtcaaagtcaacacatggtgggaccGCTCGAGGGCCCCAAAGAAGGgaaagaaagtcaacaggttgaccgcttgggGTGTCGCCAGGGTAGGGCGTCGCCTCGCAAAGGCGTCgcctaagaaaggcgtcgcctcgcaaaggcatcgcctaagaaaggcgtcgcctcgcaaaggcgtcgcctaagaaaggcgtcgcctcgcaaaggcatcgcctaagaaaggcgtcgcctcgcaaaggcgtcgcctaagaaaggcgtcgcctcgcaaaggcgtcgcctaagaaaggcgtcgcctcgcaaaggcgtcgcctaagaaaggcgtcgcctcgcaaaggcgtcgcctaagaaaggcgtcgcctcgcaaaggcgtctcctaagaaaggcgtcgcccaagaaaggcgtcgccaggttaagaaACAGTCAAGTTAAGACATCGACGGTGTTAccccccgatacctatgggtaggaaagaccatggagggggcaacACCGTGAGGAAGTCTCGGGCTGAAAATTCAAATTCTGAATTTACAAGATCATGACACCTCCTTTTATAGTAGGAGAGGGCTGAAAATGAAAAGGCACAAATTGAAATACAAGAGTTCAAATTCGACGCCAACTTCAAGTCACATGAGAAGTGTGACTTGTTTTcctactttggcacctcctaaaaatACATCTACA
This region includes:
- the LOC137838461 gene encoding uncharacterized protein, with translation MATRPARARSEEMTLQQLMGMVHGLQDAVAASKVEQERMQADLTASQVRSEELHRTNEELRHRWRGRDEPEATSPPREFTTPFSQAILETAIPNTFTGPKATFTGMEDPEAHLTAFHTQMLLVGGSDAAKCKLFMSTLTGMAMDWFISLPEGHVTSFTQLSKLFKEQYLANRTPAPVSYDLFDVKQFQGETLKEYISRFGAQVVKVGTKEEPMIVYAFKKRVRPGSFSKTLNRSCPKTFAEIRRQAVEHNASEGETYEKCTTTMPARPKAQIRTQPVRVHQAVTERKHFDRKRAYEPRRTQPKSRVEEGREARKPPRHNFVMELKDLIAIPSIADRLRSPIKADKVLGPRKESWCEFHEAFGHHINNCLALGYQLDELGKSGFLKDYLMEKQAGRPLGSQAGGSEAQQHEAPILGEIHTIAGGFSGGGCTASQRKKYVRSVMAVEVFEDHSPDVDVTFTKEDLRDVVPHDNDPIVISLITEEERFIGS